From a single Shewanella donghaensis genomic region:
- the fadE gene encoding acyl-CoA dehydrogenase FadE, with amino-acid sequence METLIWIIAMIAVLGAATYMRVSLLTATIAAAVVLLVGSVLNIVGSLAWIVYIVLALPLNVKSFRQNFISRPLLKVYQGIMPEMSSTEKEAIEAGTTWWEADLFAGNPNWNKLHNYPKGRLTAEEQAFLDGPVETVCKMLNQHQVSHELADLPQEVWQYLKDEGFFAMIIKKKYGGREYSAYAQSCVLQKLAGLSSELASTVGVPNSLGPGELLQHYGTEEQQNHYLPRLAKGLEVPCFALTSPEAGSDAGAIPDFGIVCKGEWEGEEVLGMKLTWNKRYITLAPVATVLGLAFKLRDPDSLLGDTADLGITCALIPTDIEGVETGRRHFPLNCMFQNGPTRGNEVFVPLSFIIGGPAMAGQGWRMLVECLSVGRGITLPSNSAGGVKTAALATGAYARIRRQFKLPIGKLEGIEEPMARIGGNAYLMDAVSSLTTVGIGLGEKPSVISAIVKYHLTDRMQKCVIDAMDIHGGKGVCLGPNNYLGRGYQAAPIAITVEGANILTRSMIIYGQGAIRCHPYVLTEMESAFDTTSGQGLSNFDAAIFGHIGFAMSNFVRSFWMGVTSSRFTKSPYNDKTKRYYQQMNRFSANLALLSDLAMATLGGNLKRKERISARLGDLLSQLYLASATLKRYEDEGRLTEDLPLVQWAVEDSLHKLQTSLDDLLDNFPMGLGFALRAVIFPFGRPLKRPSDVLDHKVAKIMQTPCASRDRLGKGQFLTPSEHNAVGIQEQTLLDILASEPIYDKVCKAAGKRLPFMWLDKIAAEGKALGVLSDTEVALLERAEIGRMKSINVDDFDSEELEAKVASVAKQVEAA; translated from the coding sequence GTGGAGACACTTATTTGGATCATCGCCATGATAGCGGTACTCGGCGCAGCGACTTATATGCGCGTATCACTATTGACGGCAACCATTGCCGCTGCAGTTGTTTTGCTTGTTGGTAGCGTGTTGAACATTGTTGGTAGTTTAGCCTGGATCGTATATATCGTTTTAGCTCTGCCATTAAATGTAAAATCATTTCGTCAAAACTTCATTTCTCGTCCACTGTTAAAAGTATATCAAGGCATCATGCCTGAAATGTCTTCTACTGAGAAAGAAGCGATTGAAGCGGGTACAACCTGGTGGGAAGCAGATTTATTCGCAGGTAATCCAAACTGGAATAAACTGCATAACTACCCTAAAGGTCGATTAACTGCAGAAGAGCAAGCCTTCTTAGATGGTCCAGTTGAAACAGTATGTAAAATGCTTAATCAACATCAAGTTTCTCATGAACTTGCTGACCTTCCACAGGAAGTTTGGCAATACCTAAAAGACGAAGGTTTCTTCGCCATGATCATCAAGAAGAAATATGGTGGTCGAGAGTATTCAGCCTATGCACAATCGTGCGTTTTACAAAAGCTTGCTGGTTTAAGCAGTGAATTGGCCTCTACTGTTGGTGTGCCAAATTCTTTAGGTCCTGGAGAATTATTGCAACACTATGGTACTGAAGAACAGCAAAATCATTACCTACCACGTTTAGCAAAAGGTCTTGAAGTCCCTTGTTTCGCACTCACTAGCCCAGAAGCTGGTAGTGATGCTGGCGCAATCCCAGATTTTGGTATTGTTTGTAAAGGAGAATGGGAAGGCGAAGAAGTGTTAGGGATGAAACTAACATGGAACAAGCGCTATATTACCCTCGCCCCTGTTGCAACAGTACTAGGTCTTGCATTCAAATTACGCGACCCAGACAGTTTACTTGGCGATACTGCTGACTTAGGTATTACTTGTGCCCTTATCCCAACAGATATTGAAGGTGTTGAAACTGGCCGTCGTCATTTCCCACTAAACTGTATGTTCCAAAATGGTCCAACTCGCGGTAACGAAGTATTCGTACCATTGAGTTTCATCATTGGTGGGCCAGCTATGGCAGGTCAAGGCTGGCGTATGCTCGTTGAATGTCTATCTGTAGGGCGTGGTATCACTTTACCTTCAAACTCTGCTGGTGGTGTTAAAACAGCTGCTCTTGCTACTGGTGCTTATGCTCGTATCCGTCGTCAGTTCAAACTACCTATCGGAAAATTAGAAGGTATTGAAGAGCCAATGGCACGAATTGGTGGTAACGCTTACTTAATGGATGCGGTTAGTTCACTAACCACTGTCGGCATTGGTCTGGGTGAAAAACCCTCTGTTATCTCTGCCATCGTTAAGTATCATTTGACTGACAGAATGCAAAAATGTGTTATCGATGCCATGGATATTCACGGTGGTAAAGGTGTGTGTCTTGGCCCAAATAACTATTTAGGTCGCGGCTATCAAGCAGCACCGATTGCGATTACAGTTGAAGGCGCAAACATTCTAACCCGTTCGATGATTATTTATGGTCAAGGTGCAATTCGCTGTCACCCATATGTTTTGACGGAAATGGAATCAGCTTTTGATACGACATCAGGCCAAGGCTTAAGTAATTTCGATGCCGCTATCTTTGGGCATATCGGCTTTGCAATGTCGAACTTTGTCAGAAGCTTCTGGATGGGTGTGACATCTAGTCGTTTCACAAAATCACCATATAACGATAAAACAAAACGTTATTACCAGCAGATGAACCGCTTTAGTGCCAACTTAGCCCTACTTTCTGATTTAGCAATGGCAACATTGGGTGGCAATCTAAAACGTAAAGAACGTATTTCAGCACGTTTAGGTGACTTATTAAGTCAACTCTATCTCGCCTCAGCTACGCTTAAGCGTTATGAAGACGAAGGTCGTTTAACTGAAGATTTACCTTTAGTTCAGTGGGCTGTTGAAGATTCTCTGCATAAACTGCAAACATCTTTAGATGATTTATTAGATAACTTCCCTATGGGTCTTGGCTTTGCATTACGTGCTGTCATCTTCCCATTTGGACGCCCTCTTAAACGTCCTAGTGATGTGTTAGATCATAAAGTGGCTAAGATTATGCAAACGCCATGTGCTAGTCGTGACCGTCTTGGTAAAGGTCAATTCTTAACACCATCAGAGCATAACGCTGTGGGTATTCAAGAACAAACACTACTTGATATT
- a CDS encoding class II glutamine amidotransferase produces the protein MCELLAMSANIPTDIVFSFTGLAERGGVTGPHVDGWGITFYEGKGSRTFKDASPSSESHIAKLIKSYPIKSEIVVSHIRQANRGCVSLENTHPFTRELWGRYWTYAHNGQLSDYQNKFNVSRFQPVGDTDSELAFCWIMEQVLVEFGDKAPDDMNQVFEFIATIADEIRELGVFNMILSDGVDLMTYCTNNLCYITRRAPFGKAKLIDTDVVIDFNKETTPNDVVTVIATRPLTKNEQWHILQPGEWKLFRQGELLINS, from the coding sequence ATGTGTGAGTTACTAGCGATGAGCGCTAACATTCCTACAGATATTGTGTTTAGTTTCACAGGTTTAGCTGAACGTGGTGGCGTTACTGGACCACATGTAGATGGTTGGGGGATCACTTTTTATGAAGGCAAAGGCAGTCGTACTTTTAAAGATGCGAGTCCCAGTAGCGAATCTCATATTGCTAAGCTAATTAAATCTTACCCAATAAAAAGTGAGATAGTTGTTAGCCATATTCGTCAAGCCAATCGTGGCTGTGTTTCGTTAGAAAATACCCATCCTTTCACCCGAGAATTGTGGGGACGCTATTGGACATATGCACATAATGGACAACTGTCAGACTATCAAAACAAGTTCAATGTAAGCCGCTTTCAGCCTGTTGGTGACACTGATAGTGAATTAGCATTTTGTTGGATAATGGAACAAGTGTTAGTTGAGTTTGGCGATAAAGCACCAGATGACATGAATCAGGTATTTGAGTTTATAGCGACCATTGCAGATGAAATTCGTGAATTAGGTGTATTCAACATGATCTTGAGTGATGGTGTCGATTTAATGACCTATTGCACCAATAATTTATGTTACATCACCCGCAGAGCCCCGTTTGGTAAGGCTAAACTCATCGATACTGATGTGGTGATTGATTTCAATAAAGAAACGACACCCAATGATGTCGTGACTGTTATTGCGACTAGACCACTGACTAAAAATGAACAGTGGCATATTTTACAGCCGGGTGAATGGAAGCTATTCAGACAAGGTGAGTTACTGATTAACAGTTAA
- a CDS encoding DUF3108 domain-containing protein: protein MIKKITILFANVVLFSLSQTAIAADEASTPTLPPSDHSTDYLKPLIPHSAEYRVFYGSIELGKARFQLPKSDNGYYNYRFDSDVSLLMLSDVRNINSEFQLEDGELKPIRYMSKRSGTGSDYTEQTVFAPGQDVIHTIYKDEREKLPFANDIFDPLVSQLQFRMDLYHNPDSLKYKMVKEKELDDYEFKVVGKEQVIIDSGTYQTIKIEVVRKSKKRQTFFWMAPDLNYLPVRLSHFSKGSKQLDIKLDNYHIEQAIENDTAVSHNQ, encoded by the coding sequence TTGATTAAAAAAATCACTATTTTATTCGCAAATGTTGTTTTATTTTCACTATCTCAAACAGCTATTGCCGCTGATGAAGCTTCCACTCCTACTTTACCACCTAGTGATCACAGTACAGATTATCTTAAGCCGTTAATCCCTCATTCAGCAGAATATCGGGTTTTTTATGGCAGTATTGAACTGGGTAAAGCACGCTTTCAATTACCTAAAAGTGATAATGGGTATTACAACTATCGATTCGACAGTGACGTCAGTCTATTGATGCTATCTGATGTACGTAACATAAATAGTGAATTTCAATTAGAAGACGGAGAATTAAAACCCATCCGTTATATGAGTAAACGCAGTGGCACTGGCTCAGATTACACAGAACAAACTGTTTTCGCTCCAGGACAAGACGTTATTCATACTATATATAAAGACGAACGTGAAAAATTACCTTTTGCCAACGACATTTTTGACCCATTAGTTTCGCAACTCCAATTTAGAATGGATCTTTACCATAACCCAGACTCTTTGAAATATAAGATGGTAAAGGAGAAAGAGTTAGATGATTATGAATTCAAAGTAGTGGGTAAAGAACAAGTCATTATAGATAGTGGTACTTACCAAACCATAAAGATAGAAGTGGTGAGAAAAAGTAAAAAGCGCCAAACATTTTTCTGGATGGCGCCTGATTTAAATTACTTGCCTGTGCGCTTAAGTCATTTTTCAAAAGGCAGTAAACAACTCGATATTAAATTAGATAATTACCACATTGAGCAAGCAATAGAAAACGATACAGCTGTTTCACATAATCAGTAG
- a CDS encoding MGMT family protein, whose translation MENLSPKQRIWFIVNMIPAGNVLAYGKVADLAGLPGRARYVSKALKDAPPHLVLPWYRVINSQGKISFKLNTIHFQNQQERLRSEGVEVNKGKISLSKYEWRPDLATLVMSLPF comes from the coding sequence ATGGAAAATCTGAGCCCTAAACAAAGAATTTGGTTCATTGTAAACATGATCCCCGCAGGCAATGTATTAGCTTATGGCAAAGTTGCCGATCTCGCTGGTTTGCCTGGGCGAGCTAGATATGTCTCAAAAGCATTAAAAGATGCCCCACCACATTTGGTCTTACCTTGGTATAGAGTGATTAATAGCCAAGGTAAAATTTCTTTTAAACTCAATACTATTCATTTCCAAAATCAACAAGAACGACTAAGATCTGAAGGTGTTGAAGTGAACAAAGGTAAGATTTCACTGTCGAAATATGAATGGCGACCAGATTTGGCAACCTTGGTTATGTCTTTACCCTTTTAA
- the trhA gene encoding PAQR family membrane homeostasis protein TrhA, whose protein sequence is MSLELDANQSLETTPITKPDYGVIEERANSITHGIGVIAGLVALIAMLIKANGQLNLTETIGVAVYGLSIVMLFLASTLYHSSKTPLWRKRFKMADHCAIYTLIAGTYTPLMLISLESEYASIILTAVWMLALGGIVFKTLFIGRFKALSVILYLVMGWLCVTIMSDLIKGMSDLGFNLLLAGGAFYSIGVIFYVNKRIPYNHAIWHLFVLAGALSHFLCVYLTVI, encoded by the coding sequence ATGTCACTAGAGTTAGATGCTAATCAATCATTAGAAACTACACCGATAACTAAGCCTGATTATGGTGTTATTGAAGAACGTGCCAACAGCATCACTCATGGTATTGGTGTCATTGCAGGTCTCGTTGCCTTAATAGCTATGCTTATTAAAGCTAATGGCCAATTAAACTTAACTGAAACCATTGGTGTAGCCGTTTATGGTCTAAGTATTGTGATGCTATTTCTGGCATCGACCTTATATCACTCAAGTAAAACACCTCTATGGCGTAAGCGTTTTAAAATGGCAGATCATTGCGCTATTTATACCCTTATAGCGGGCACTTATACTCCACTCATGCTTATCAGCCTTGAAAGTGAATATGCTTCAATTATTCTGACGGCAGTATGGATGTTAGCCCTAGGGGGAATTGTTTTTAAAACCCTCTTTATAGGTCGCTTTAAAGCATTGAGTGTCATTCTTTATTTAGTGATGGGCTGGCTCTGTGTCACCATAATGAGTGACTTAATAAAAGGCATGAGCGACTTAGGCTTTAACCTATTGTTGGCTGGTGGCGCTTTTTATAGCATCGGGGTAATATTTTATGTTAATAAACGTATTCCCTATAACCATGCTATTTGGCACTTATTTGTACTCGCTGGCGCTTTGTCCCATTTCTTGTGTGTTTATCTGACCGTTATTTAA
- the thiC gene encoding phosphomethylpyrimidine synthase ThiC, whose protein sequence is MSNRRETRAQAQAFIDTLKPLQHPNSEKIYLTGSRKDLLVGMRQIHQADTIVGGSDDEPVTEKNPPLKVYDCAGAYSDPDADINVRLGLNKFRQPWIEEREDTEQLNAVSSDFTQQRLVDDGLDHLRFEALVTPKKAKKGQCVTQMHYARKGIITPEMEYIAIRENLAREQVTEGILTQKAPGEAFGAHIGQPITAEFVRDEVARGRAIIPLNINHPEAEPMVIGRNFLVKVNANIGNSAVTSSIEEEVEKLVWSTRWGADTVMDLSTGRYIHETREWIIRNSPVPIGTVPIYQALEKVNGVAEDLDWDTFRDTLIEQAEQGVDYFTIHAGVLLRYVPMTAKRLTGIVSRGGSIMAKWCLSHHKESFLYEHFRDICEICAAYDVSLSLGDGMRPGSIADANDEAQFAELETLGELVKIAWEYDVQTIIEGPGHVPMQLIKVNMEKQLAHCDEAPFYTLGPQTTDIAPGYDHFTSGIGAAMMAWYGVAMLCYVTPKEHLGLPNKEDVKQGLIAYKIAAHAADVAKGHPGAQIRDNALSKARFEFRWEDQYNLGLDPETARAYHDESLPQESAKVAHFCSMCGPKFCSMKITQEVREYAAKQEREQLLNVKVLDASEFQSKQALSNDNAKTIDTELDIQSAMAQKSAEFKATGSAIYHPISKESVGTEVDTEVKDRIAELEE, encoded by the coding sequence ATGTCAAATCGTCGTGAAACCCGCGCTCAAGCGCAAGCATTTATTGATACCCTAAAACCGTTACAACACCCAAATTCCGAGAAAATTTACTTAACCGGGTCACGTAAAGACTTGTTAGTTGGCATGCGCCAAATTCATCAAGCCGATACTATTGTTGGTGGTAGTGATGATGAACCTGTTACAGAAAAAAATCCGCCGCTCAAAGTTTATGATTGCGCCGGCGCATATTCAGATCCTGATGCCGATATCAACGTTAGATTAGGTCTTAATAAATTTCGTCAACCATGGATTGAAGAGCGTGAAGATACCGAGCAGCTCAATGCTGTTAGTTCTGACTTTACCCAACAACGACTAGTTGATGATGGTTTAGATCATTTACGCTTTGAAGCTTTGGTCACACCAAAGAAAGCAAAGAAAGGTCAGTGTGTTACTCAAATGCACTATGCTCGCAAAGGTATTATCACGCCTGAGATGGAATATATTGCCATCCGTGAGAATTTAGCAAGAGAGCAGGTTACTGAGGGAATTCTCACTCAAAAAGCGCCAGGTGAAGCTTTTGGGGCTCACATTGGCCAGCCTATCACGGCAGAATTTGTGCGTGATGAAGTTGCCCGCGGTCGCGCCATTATCCCCTTAAATATCAATCATCCAGAAGCTGAGCCTATGGTCATTGGCCGTAACTTTTTAGTGAAAGTTAACGCCAATATTGGTAATTCTGCTGTGACATCTTCAATTGAAGAAGAAGTTGAAAAATTGGTTTGGTCAACGAGATGGGGCGCTGACACCGTAATGGATTTGTCTACGGGTCGATATATTCACGAAACCCGTGAATGGATTATCCGTAACTCTCCAGTACCTATTGGCACAGTACCTATCTATCAGGCACTCGAAAAAGTCAATGGTGTGGCGGAAGATTTAGATTGGGATACCTTTAGAGATACCTTGATTGAACAAGCTGAGCAAGGCGTTGATTACTTTACTATCCATGCAGGTGTATTACTTCGTTATGTCCCTATGACAGCCAAACGTTTAACGGGTATCGTTTCTCGTGGTGGTTCAATCATGGCTAAATGGTGTTTAAGTCATCATAAAGAAAGTTTTTTATATGAACACTTTAGAGATATTTGTGAAATATGCGCAGCTTATGATGTATCACTGTCATTAGGCGATGGTATGCGTCCTGGTAGTATTGCAGATGCCAATGATGAAGCACAGTTTGCTGAGTTAGAAACCTTAGGTGAATTGGTTAAAATTGCTTGGGAATACGATGTACAAACGATCATCGAAGGCCCAGGTCATGTGCCGATGCAATTGATTAAAGTGAATATGGAAAAACAATTGGCCCATTGTGATGAGGCGCCATTCTATACATTAGGCCCTCAAACGACGGATATCGCCCCGGGTTACGATCATTTCACTTCTGGTATCGGCGCTGCAATGATGGCGTGGTATGGCGTAGCAATGTTGTGTTATGTCACGCCTAAAGAGCATCTAGGACTTCCGAACAAAGAAGATGTAAAACAAGGCCTTATTGCTTATAAGATTGCGGCTCACGCTGCCGATGTTGCTAAAGGACATCCAGGTGCACAAATTCGAGATAATGCATTATCAAAAGCCAGATTCGAGTTCCGCTGGGAAGATCAATATAACCTAGGTCTTGATCCTGAAACTGCTCGCGCTTATCACGATGAATCCCTGCCGCAAGAATCCGCTAAAGTCGCGCATTTCTGTTCAATGTGTGGTCCGAAGTTTTGTTCAATGAAAATTACCCAAGAAGTCCGCGAATACGCTGCGAAGCAAGAGCGTGAACAGCTACTTAATGTAAAAGTTCTCGATGCCAGTGAATTTCAAAGTAAACAAGCCCTGTCAAATGACAATGCTAAAACAATTGATACAGAGCTTGATATTCAATCAGCGATGGCACAGAAATCAGCAGAATTTAAAGCGACAGGCTCGGCTATTTATCATCCTATTTCAAAAGAGTCTGTAGGCACTGAAGTCGATACTGAAGTTAAAGACAGAATTGCAGAGTTAGAGGAATAA
- the thiE gene encoding thiamine phosphate synthase — MPVSDQQRSETTAPIVWTIAGSDSGGGAGIQTDLATINDLQCFGCSVITTLTAQNSVVVSLVETVSESMLLAQLDALADDLAPSAIKIGLIANQKQLVTIAYWLKRFKSQTLANQLIPVILDPVMVASSGDCLNDQTKTQLDFTPFKGLISLITPNVVELFKLTVSSDMPIHHDSVKKKLAINSERDFYRAAMQLVNKLHCHVLAKGGDASHWQESKANDLYICRKVNGVSEAHQYQSYWLKSNRVETINNHGTGCTLSSAIACFLAQNYVLHDAIVMAKAYVLKGLIQSVSYGKGAGPVAKTAWPDDLHYYPEVVTYYAAKPQMSSKNLAKVISKKSSTIDNNLDGHKPHENTAQGYSSSGFPALQKDIGVYPVVDDVAMLQTLLEANCTTIQLRVKKDQSHAFVLDNLNGCSKLDKLEQDIAQAIALGKQYNAQVFINDHWEIALKLGAFGIHLGQEDVELADLKAISAAGIALGLSSHSIFEILLAHQLNPSYIALGHIFPTTTKVMPSKPQGLSKLSRYSKLLNNVYPTVAIGGIDSTVLDEIKATGVNSVAVVRAITHAKEPALAFTALLQQWTLGLGSTSKLASKKPLQLSQLVETQV; from the coding sequence ATGCCAGTTTCTGATCAACAAAGATCTGAAACCACCGCACCTATTGTCTGGACCATCGCAGGTTCAGACAGTGGAGGCGGCGCTGGTATTCAAACTGATCTAGCCACTATCAATGATTTACAGTGTTTTGGTTGCAGCGTTATCACCACCTTAACTGCTCAAAATTCCGTCGTAGTTTCGTTAGTCGAAACTGTTTCTGAATCCATGTTATTAGCACAACTTGATGCATTGGCAGATGACTTAGCACCTTCCGCCATAAAAATTGGTTTAATTGCCAATCAAAAACAGCTAGTTACCATTGCTTATTGGCTTAAACGCTTTAAAAGCCAAACTTTAGCTAATCAATTGATCCCTGTTATTTTAGATCCTGTTATGGTCGCAAGCAGTGGTGATTGTTTAAATGACCAGACGAAAACTCAATTGGATTTCACGCCCTTCAAAGGCTTAATTAGCTTGATCACCCCCAATGTTGTTGAGCTGTTTAAACTCACTGTATCGAGTGATATGCCTATTCATCACGATTCAGTGAAGAAAAAGTTAGCTATTAATTCCGAAAGAGATTTTTATCGTGCCGCTATGCAGTTAGTTAACAAGCTACATTGTCATGTTTTGGCAAAAGGGGGTGATGCTAGTCATTGGCAAGAGTCTAAAGCCAATGACCTCTATATTTGCAGGAAGGTTAACGGTGTTAGCGAAGCGCATCAATATCAATCGTACTGGCTAAAAAGCAATCGTGTAGAGACGATAAATAATCATGGCACTGGCTGCACATTATCATCTGCTATTGCTTGTTTTCTTGCTCAAAATTATGTCTTGCATGATGCGATAGTCATGGCTAAAGCTTATGTTTTGAAAGGACTGATTCAGAGTGTGTCTTATGGTAAAGGGGCTGGCCCAGTAGCAAAAACAGCATGGCCTGATGATTTACACTATTACCCTGAAGTCGTGACTTATTATGCTGCTAAACCCCAAATGTCTTCGAAGAATCTCGCAAAAGTTATCTCAAAAAAATCGTCAACAATTGATAACAATTTAGATGGTCATAAACCGCATGAAAATACCGCCCAAGGTTATTCTAGTTCAGGTTTTCCTGCACTTCAAAAAGACATTGGAGTGTACCCAGTTGTCGATGATGTTGCCATGTTACAAACGCTGTTAGAGGCTAACTGCACCACGATTCAATTACGCGTAAAAAAAGATCAATCTCACGCTTTTGTACTTGATAACCTTAATGGGTGTTCAAAGCTAGATAAGTTAGAACAAGATATCGCCCAGGCCATTGCGTTAGGTAAGCAGTACAATGCTCAGGTTTTTATCAATGACCATTGGGAAATTGCGTTAAAACTCGGTGCTTTTGGTATTCATTTAGGCCAAGAAGATGTTGAACTCGCTGACTTGAAGGCGATATCTGCAGCGGGTATTGCTTTGGGTTTATCAAGTCACAGCATATTTGAAATTCTCTTAGCACATCAATTAAACCCTTCTTATATTGCTTTAGGGCATATATTTCCAACTACGACGAAAGTGATGCCATCTAAACCACAAGGGTTAAGTAAGCTATCTCGATATTCTAAACTGTTGAATAACGTTTATCCCACAGTGGCAATTGGCGGCATTGATTCAACCGTTCTCGATGAGATTAAAGCGACGGGAGTCAATAGCGTGGCAGTTGTGAGAGCAATAACGCATGCGAAAGAGCCTGCACTAGCTTTTACAGCATTACTACAACAATGGACTTTGGGTTTAGGTTCAACGTCAAAATTAGCTTCCAAAAAACCTCTACAACTATCGCAATTAGTAGAGACTCAAGTATGA
- a CDS encoding HesA/MoeB/ThiF family protein, translated as MKSLSDRQYIKYASHILLPQMGEAGQLNLIKSRVLIIGIGGLGHSVAHQLAAAGVGEVMLMDDDNVELSNLPRQLLFSEADIGSSKVSVAKVKLAAVYGDTKIESIQRRFSNDLISEAWVSKADLIFDCTDNFDTRLKINRLCINTKKPLISAAISVSHGQLICLSPQHPQSGCYQCLYPENTLVNQSCSSSGVMNSAVISVASMQSLLGLNLLRNGDGANSHLSGILHLFNADTLQWRQVQMNRDPECDVCKTFKD; from the coding sequence ATGAAGTCACTATCTGATAGGCAATATATAAAGTATGCCAGTCATATTTTATTGCCTCAAATGGGTGAGGCTGGACAACTAAATTTAATAAAGAGTCGTGTGCTTATCATTGGCATTGGCGGCTTAGGTCATAGCGTGGCTCATCAGTTAGCGGCTGCCGGTGTCGGTGAGGTTATGTTGATGGATGACGACAACGTTGAATTATCAAACCTTCCCAGGCAATTGTTATTTAGTGAAGCTGATATCGGCTCAAGTAAGGTGTCAGTGGCGAAAGTAAAATTGGCTGCGGTTTATGGCGATACTAAAATTGAATCAATTCAACGACGTTTTTCAAATGATTTAATCAGTGAAGCGTGGGTCAGTAAAGCTGATTTAATCTTCGATTGTACTGATAACTTTGATACTCGTTTGAAGATTAATCGCCTGTGCATCAACACTAAAAAACCATTAATAAGCGCGGCAATATCCGTATCACATGGTCAATTAATTTGCCTATCACCTCAACATCCGCAAAGTGGCTGCTATCAATGTTTATACCCTGAAAATACGCTTGTTAACCAGTCATGTTCATCTTCGGGGGTCATGAACTCGGCGGTGATAAGTGTCGCATCGATGCAGAGTTTATTAGGGTTGAATTTGCTCAGAAATGGAGATGGTGCCAACAGTCATCTTAGTGGAATATTACATTTGTTTAATGCTGACACACTTCAATGGCGACAGGTTCAGATGAATCGAGATCCTGAGTGTGATGTTTGTAAGACTTTTAAAGATTAG
- the thiS gene encoding sulfur carrier protein ThiS: MIEIEFNGEVEQLQQTASLLALIEHKQLNPKTLALVLNQQVVPRSRWEAIQCQPNDKVEVFSAVAGG; encoded by the coding sequence ATGATAGAGATTGAATTTAATGGTGAAGTTGAGCAGTTGCAACAGACTGCTAGTTTACTTGCATTAATAGAGCATAAACAGTTGAACCCGAAAACATTGGCATTAGTACTCAACCAACAAGTGGTGCCAAGAAGCCGTTGGGAAGCGATTCAATGTCAGCCGAACGATAAAGTAGAAGTCTTTTCTGCTGTTGCTGGGGGATAG
- a CDS encoding thiazole synthase gives MLTIAGHQFESRLFTGTGKFSHSKTMLAAIEASQSQLVTLAMKRIDHNKDNDDLLSPLQAMGVKLLPNTAGARTAKEAIFAAELANEMLGTKWIKLEIHPDPKYLMPDAIETLKAAEVLCARGFTVLPYVHADPVLCYRLEEVGCAAVMPLGSPIGSNQGLATEPFLEIIIEQANVPVIVDAGIGAPSQACKAMEMGADAVLVNTAIASSAAPIIMAECFNTAVISGRNAYLAGLGGVVKQAQHTSPLTQFLNV, from the coding sequence ATGTTAACAATCGCTGGACATCAATTTGAATCAAGACTGTTTACTGGAACCGGTAAATTTAGCCATTCTAAAACCATGCTTGCTGCTATTGAGGCTTCACAATCTCAACTAGTAACGTTAGCAATGAAACGGATAGATCATAATAAAGATAATGATGATCTATTAAGTCCCCTTCAGGCAATGGGTGTAAAGCTATTACCTAATACAGCAGGGGCAAGAACGGCTAAGGAAGCGATATTTGCAGCTGAATTGGCAAATGAAATGCTAGGGACAAAATGGATTAAATTAGAAATACATCCAGATCCTAAATACCTGATGCCTGATGCCATCGAAACGCTTAAAGCGGCAGAAGTATTATGTGCAAGAGGTTTTACGGTTTTACCTTATGTGCATGCCGACCCTGTACTGTGCTATCGCTTAGAAGAAGTTGGCTGCGCTGCAGTTATGCCATTAGGGAGTCCAATAGGCAGTAACCAAGGTTTAGCGACTGAGCCATTCCTTGAAATTATCATCGAACAGGCCAATGTTCCAGTCATCGTCGATGCGGGCATTGGCGCGCCTTCTCAAGCCTGTAAAGCCATGGAAATGGGCGCTGATGCGGTATTGGTTAATACTGCAATAGCAAGCAGTGCTGCGCCAATCATAATGGCTGAATGTTTTAATACTGCAGTTATATCAGGCAGAAATGCTTATCTTGCTGGCCTAGGTGGTGTCGTTAAGCAAGCCCAACATACGAGTCCCTTAACACAGTTTTTGAATGTGTAA